In a genomic window of uncultured Flavobacterium sp.:
- a CDS encoding cation:dicarboxylase symporter family transporter: MNITTPKSSDKPKKSTFKVIITNLTFWVLIAIIAGILLGHFSPENGVKMEILGKRFIDIIKLFIGPIIFLTIVLGISGMGNLKKVGRIGIKALGYFEVVSTVALAIGVSVAYIFKPGKIDRSGLTLGDASQYTSGSAKHFSWLEFFFSNFTLQVLLAAIVCGIALNFYKKREQTILVLERFSKVVFLGLKYVMYLAPIGAFGGMAFTIGKFGLQTLIPLGKLMLCVYLTMALFVFLVLGSILRYYKISILSILKYIKEELLLVLGTSSSEAALPSIMVKLEQMGCSKSVVGLVIPTGYSFNLDGTSIYLSMSVIFLAQLYDVHLSFFEILSVIGILMVTSKGAAGVTGSGFIVLASTLTALHKIPVEGLAFLLGVDKFMSEARAITNLIGNTVATIIISKTEHDFTELNLDPVLEE, translated from the coding sequence ATGAATATAACCACTCCAAAATCTTCTGATAAACCAAAGAAAAGTACTTTTAAAGTCATCATTACCAATCTTACTTTTTGGGTTCTGATTGCTATTATTGCAGGTATTTTGCTCGGACATTTTTCGCCTGAAAATGGTGTGAAAATGGAAATATTAGGCAAAAGATTTATTGATATTATCAAACTTTTTATTGGTCCGATTATCTTTTTAACGATCGTTTTAGGAATTTCCGGAATGGGAAATCTTAAAAAAGTAGGCCGAATTGGAATAAAAGCGCTCGGGTATTTTGAAGTAGTTTCAACAGTGGCTTTGGCAATTGGAGTTTCTGTTGCTTATATTTTTAAGCCTGGAAAAATTGATAGGTCCGGATTGACTCTTGGTGATGCCAGTCAATATACAAGTGGTTCAGCCAAACATTTTTCGTGGTTAGAGTTTTTCTTTTCGAACTTTACTTTGCAGGTTTTATTGGCGGCGATTGTTTGCGGTATTGCCTTGAATTTTTATAAAAAAAGAGAACAAACAATTTTAGTTTTAGAACGTTTCTCGAAAGTGGTTTTTCTAGGATTAAAATATGTCATGTATCTGGCTCCAATTGGTGCTTTTGGCGGAATGGCGTTCACGATTGGTAAGTTTGGTTTGCAGACTTTGATTCCGCTTGGGAAATTGATGTTATGTGTTTATTTGACCATGGCGTTGTTTGTATTTTTAGTTTTAGGAAGTATTTTGAGATATTATAAAATCAGTATTCTTTCGATTTTAAAATACATTAAAGAAGAACTTTTACTGGTTCTTGGAACTTCATCTTCTGAAGCCGCTTTGCCAAGTATTATGGTAAAACTGGAACAAATGGGTTGTAGTAAATCGGTTGTGGGTTTGGTGATTCCAACAGGTTATTCTTTTAATCTTGACGGAACTTCGATTTATTTGTCGATGTCGGTGATATTTTTGGCTCAATTGTATGATGTTCATTTGAGTTTTTTCGAAATATTAAGTGTTATCGGAATCCTGATGGTAACGTCAAAAGGTGCGGCTGGTGTAACCGGAAGCGGATTTATAGTTCTCGCGTCGACTTTGACTGCTTTGCATAAGATTCCGGTCGAAGGATTGGCTTTTTTATTAGGAGTTGATAAATTTATGAGTGAAGCGCGAGCAATAACAAATTTGATTGGAAATACTGTAGCGACAATAATAATCTCGAAAACAGAACATGATTTTACGGAGTTGAATTTGGATCCTGTTTTGGAGGAGTAA
- a CDS encoding LysM peptidoglycan-binding domain-containing protein: MSLLDKYKELTDLATNLGIANLQVREQDNVLYIDGTAKSAEDKDKVWDAYGKIDPEFRSADVVLNIAVAEGTTTEYTVVSGDSLSKIGKAHGVSWEAIFEANRDLIKNPDLIQAGWKIKIPTA; encoded by the coding sequence ATGAGTTTATTGGATAAATACAAAGAGTTAACAGATTTGGCGACCAATTTAGGTATCGCTAATTTGCAAGTGAGAGAGCAGGATAATGTGCTATATATTGACGGTACAGCAAAATCGGCTGAGGATAAAGATAAAGTTTGGGATGCTTACGGAAAGATTGATCCTGAATTTAGATCGGCTGATGTGGTGTTGAATATTGCAGTTGCAGAAGGAACAACAACGGAATATACTGTTGTAAGTGGTGATTCATTATCAAAAATAGGAAAAGCACACGGGGTTTCCTGGGAAGCAATTTTTGAAGCGAATAGAGATCTTATTAAAAATCCTGACCTGATCCAAGCCGGTTGGAAAATAAAAATACCAACGGCATAA
- a CDS encoding BON domain-containing protein, protein MKVKSILLGLCLAFSLVACGPKDADIQKEIAAKISALPGVDVTVKDGVATISGICKDEALKQNAESIVKGIKGVKSVVNNCEIAAPEPVAAPAPVEINPDAVLTTSVNEVVRTYNGVTAAVKDGVVTLTGTIKKEQLPNLIKSVQELKPKKVENKLTIK, encoded by the coding sequence ATGAAAGTTAAATCAATTTTATTAGGACTGTGCCTTGCTTTTTCATTAGTAGCTTGTGGCCCTAAAGACGCAGATATTCAGAAAGAAATTGCTGCAAAAATAAGTGCTTTGCCAGGTGTTGACGTAACTGTAAAAGATGGAGTTGCAACAATCTCGGGTATTTGTAAAGACGAAGCTCTTAAGCAAAATGCAGAGAGCATTGTTAAAGGTATAAAAGGTGTAAAATCGGTAGTGAATAATTGTGAGATTGCGGCTCCGGAACCTGTTGCAGCGCCAGCTCCTGTTGAAATAAATCCAGATGCGGTTTTAACTACTTCTGTAAATGAAGTTGTAAGAACGTATAATGGTGTAACTGCTGCGGTTAAGGATGGTGTAGTAACTCTTACAGGAACTATCAAAAAAGAGCAATTGCCAAACTTGATTAAAAGCGTACAGGAATTGAAGCCTAAAAAAGTTGAAAATAAGTTAACTATTAAATAA
- a CDS encoding cupin domain-containing protein, which produces MKTPNPITTVDETEGQKLNIAGGNYRIIISGKQTNGEYAVIEMSVPVGAGPNPHAHPDFAETFFVLEGEVSFKSELGSYVAKKNSFVNIPKGGIVHGFKNLSDKPAKLLCTVTPAGLDDLFEEMSNYMETASLNDELEKKENINAIFKKYGQTLYPESYLD; this is translated from the coding sequence ATGAAAACTCCAAACCCAATAACAACCGTCGACGAAACTGAAGGTCAGAAATTAAATATAGCCGGAGGAAATTACCGAATCATAATTTCGGGAAAACAAACTAACGGAGAATATGCCGTAATCGAAATGTCAGTTCCTGTTGGAGCGGGACCAAATCCGCATGCGCATCCTGATTTTGCTGAGACTTTTTTTGTTTTGGAAGGCGAAGTTTCATTCAAATCTGAATTAGGAAGTTATGTGGCGAAGAAAAACTCTTTTGTCAATATTCCGAAAGGCGGAATTGTTCATGGCTTTAAAAATTTAAGCGATAAACCTGCTAAACTTTTATGTACGGTAACTCCGGCCGGATTAGACGATTTGTTTGAAGAAATGTCAAATTATATGGAAACGGCTTCTTTAAATGATGAACTTGAGAAAAAGGAAAACATAAATGCCATTTTTAAAAAGTATGGACAAACACTTTATCCTGAGAGTTATTTAGATTAA
- a CDS encoding NIPSNAP family protein, producing the protein MKLFLLTLLLIATSVVKAQSVTQSSPVYQLRIYEIFEKNKDLFHERFRDHAMRIMKKYNFKIMSIYESKSDKKTEFVYFLEWPDQNTMKKAWDAFKADKEWIEIKKQYTEKYGDVIGNIEDRVLTKVDYSPK; encoded by the coding sequence ATGAAACTGTTTTTATTGACTTTATTATTAATTGCAACTTCGGTTGTAAAAGCGCAAAGTGTAACACAATCGAGTCCTGTTTATCAATTGCGTATTTATGAAATTTTCGAAAAGAATAAAGATCTTTTTCATGAACGATTTCGAGATCATGCAATGCGTATTATGAAGAAGTATAATTTTAAAATCATGTCAATCTATGAATCAAAATCAGATAAGAAAACGGAGTTTGTTTATTTTTTAGAATGGCCGGATCAAAACACAATGAAAAAAGCTTGGGACGCTTTTAAAGCCGATAAAGAATGGATCGAAATTAAAAAGCAATACACCGAAAAATATGGAGATGTAATTGGAAATATTGAAGATCGGGTTTTGACAAAGGTTGATTATTCGCCTAAATAA
- the dnaX gene encoding DNA polymerase III subunit gamma/tau gives MEQFVVSARKYRPQTFKDVVGQKAITNTLLNAIDSNHLASALLFTGPRGVGKTTCARILARKINQPGYDDPNEDFAFNVFELDAASNNSVDDIRNLIDQVRIPPQTGQYKVYIIDEVHMLSSAAFNAFLKTLEEPPKHAIFILATTEKHKIIPTILSRCQIFDFKRITVKDAKEHLAEVATSQGINFEDDALHIIAQKADGAMRDALSIFDRVVSYCGTNLTRQAVTENLNVLDYETYISITDLLLENKIPDLLLAYNDILAKGFDGHHFIAGLASHFRDLLVSKTPATIALLEVGEQAQQMYGVQAQKCSQDFLLKGIDIANDCDLKYKLSQNQRLLVELCLMQLASINFDGEKKKLSNS, from the coding sequence ATGGAACAATTTGTAGTATCGGCTCGTAAATATCGCCCACAGACCTTTAAGGATGTTGTAGGTCAGAAAGCCATTACCAACACTTTGTTGAATGCTATTGACAGCAATCACCTTGCTTCTGCCCTTTTATTCACTGGACCTCGTGGAGTTGGAAAAACAACTTGCGCGCGTATTCTGGCTCGTAAAATAAATCAGCCTGGATATGATGATCCTAATGAAGATTTTGCTTTTAACGTTTTTGAGTTAGATGCTGCTTCAAACAACTCGGTTGATGATATTCGTAATCTGATTGATCAGGTTCGAATCCCGCCACAAACCGGACAATACAAAGTTTATATCATTGACGAGGTTCATATGTTGTCTTCGGCAGCTTTTAATGCTTTCCTTAAAACATTAGAAGAACCGCCAAAACATGCTATTTTTATTTTAGCGACAACAGAGAAACACAAGATTATTCCAACGATTTTATCTCGTTGTCAGATATTTGATTTCAAAAGAATTACTGTAAAAGATGCTAAAGAACATTTGGCAGAAGTTGCAACAAGTCAGGGAATCAATTTTGAAGACGATGCTTTGCACATTATTGCTCAAAAAGCTGATGGTGCAATGCGTGATGCTTTATCTATTTTTGACCGTGTTGTTTCGTATTGCGGAACTAATCTAACGCGTCAGGCTGTAACCGAAAACTTAAACGTTTTAGATTACGAAACTTACATCAGTATTACAGATTTACTTTTAGAGAATAAAATTCCGGATCTTTTATTGGCTTACAATGATATTCTTGCTAAAGGTTTTGACGGACATCATTTTATTGCCGGTTTAGCTTCGCATTTTAGAGATTTATTAGTGAGTAAAACTCCTGCTACAATCGCTTTACTTGAAGTTGGAGAACAAGCACAACAAATGTATGGTGTTCAGGCTCAGAAATGTTCTCAGGATTTTTTACTAAAAGGAATTGACATTGCAAATGACTGTGATTTAAAGTATAAATTAAGTCAAAACCAACGCCTTTTGGTCGAATTATGTTTGATGCAATTGGCCTCTATCAATTTTGATGGAGAAAAAAAAAAGTTGAGCAATTCATAA
- a CDS encoding NAD(P)H-dependent oxidoreductase: MKKILIINGHPNPSSFNFGIAESYLKGAIASGSEVDTITIADLKFNPNLQFGYQKRTELEPDLVESWQKIKKADHLVWIHPIWWGGLPAITKGFIDRLFLPGMAFEHRENSVWWDKLLKGKTAHIITTLDQPSWYYKLIYGNPSVNQLKKTTLEFCGVKPVKVSYIGIIKTSDDFQKEKWLQKVYDFGLKNK; this comes from the coding sequence ATGAAAAAAATACTGATCATTAATGGTCATCCAAATCCGTCAAGTTTTAATTTTGGAATAGCCGAATCTTACTTAAAAGGTGCAATTGCTTCAGGATCAGAAGTAGACACAATAACAATTGCCGATTTAAAATTTAATCCCAATTTACAGTTTGGCTATCAAAAACGAACAGAACTTGAACCTGATTTAGTAGAATCCTGGCAAAAGATTAAAAAAGCAGATCATTTAGTTTGGATTCACCCAATTTGGTGGGGCGGACTTCCTGCAATAACTAAAGGATTTATCGATCGATTATTTTTACCCGGAATGGCGTTTGAACACAGGGAAAATTCTGTTTGGTGGGATAAATTACTTAAAGGAAAAACAGCTCATATTATCACAACATTAGATCAGCCAAGTTGGTATTATAAATTGATTTATGGAAATCCAAGTGTCAATCAATTAAAGAAAACTACATTAGAATTCTGCGGAGTAAAACCCGTAAAAGTAAGCTACATTGGAATCATAAAAACTTCTGATGATTTTCAAAAAGAAAAATGGTTACAGAAAGTCTATGATTTCGGACTGAAAAATAAGTAA
- a CDS encoding Crp/Fnr family transcriptional regulator: MKTVFQSIQVLPQKELEQLEDLITFRTLKKGELLLKENQVCNEIYFIKKGILRSYFFNHQGDEITNCFAFENEFMASFSSFITQNVAEENIQALAETELQVLSRESLEKLYNLGIHWQEIGRKLTEMEYVTLQKRMISFQKLSGTQRYEELYQNHQKYLQLIPLQYLASYLGVTPRHLSRIRKAVL, from the coding sequence ATGAAAACCGTTTTTCAGTCTATTCAGGTTTTGCCTCAGAAAGAATTAGAGCAATTAGAAGATTTAATTACTTTTCGTACGCTTAAAAAAGGAGAACTTCTGTTGAAAGAAAATCAGGTTTGTAACGAAATCTATTTTATCAAAAAAGGGATTTTAAGATCCTATTTTTTCAATCATCAAGGAGACGAAATCACGAATTGTTTTGCCTTCGAAAATGAATTTATGGCTTCCTTCTCTAGTTTTATAACTCAAAATGTTGCCGAAGAAAATATTCAGGCTTTAGCCGAAACAGAACTACAGGTTTTAAGTCGGGAAAGTTTAGAAAAGCTTTATAACTTGGGAATTCATTGGCAGGAAATTGGGCGTAAATTGACTGAAATGGAATATGTAACGCTTCAGAAACGAATGATTTCTTTTCAGAAATTATCCGGAACACAACGTTACGAAGAACTTTATCAGAATCATCAAAAATATCTTCAGTTGATTCCGCTTCAATATTTAGCATCATATTTAGGCGTTACACCAAGACATTTAAGCCGAATTAGAAAAGCAGTTTTATAG
- a CDS encoding TMEM175 family protein has translation MNKTRLEAFSDGVLAIIITIMILEIKVPHGVEFADLKPLIPKFLSYVLSFIYVGIYWNNHHYLIHGLSKINGKILWANLHLLFWLSLIPVATGWMGEHNFEKAPLALYGIILLGCAVAYIILQKMVLETEGKDSLLRKAIGEDLKGKISTGLNIIGIVSSFYNEWISGACYVIVALIWLVPDKRIERVFNK, from the coding sequence ATGAATAAAACTAGACTTGAAGCCTTTAGTGATGGTGTTTTGGCTATTATAATCACCATAATGATTTTAGAAATAAAAGTGCCTCATGGAGTTGAGTTTGCAGATCTAAAACCACTAATTCCTAAGTTTCTAAGTTATGTTTTAAGTTTTATTTACGTTGGAATTTACTGGAACAATCATCATTATTTAATTCATGGTCTTTCTAAAATCAATGGAAAAATTCTTTGGGCAAATCTACATTTACTTTTTTGGCTTTCCTTAATTCCTGTTGCAACTGGCTGGATGGGAGAACATAATTTTGAAAAAGCACCTTTAGCACTTTACGGAATTATTTTATTGGGATGTGCAGTCGCTTATATTATTCTTCAGAAAATGGTTTTAGAAACAGAAGGGAAAGATTCACTTTTAAGAAAAGCTATTGGCGAAGATTTAAAAGGTAAAATCTCTACAGGTCTTAATATTATTGGAATCGTTTCTTCATTTTATAATGAATGGATTTCTGGTGCTTGTTATGTTATCGTAGCTTTAATATGGCTTGTGCCTGACAAAAGAATCGAAAGAGTTTTTAATAAATAA
- a CDS encoding exopolyphosphatase, whose amino-acid sequence MINIRKYAAIDIGSNAMRLLISNVVEQDGKEPQFNKSSLVRVPIRLGQDAFTVGEISEENIERMVDAMKAFNLLMKVHKVERYMAFATSAMREAYNAKEVVALIKKKADIKIEIIDGKKEAAIIASTDLHHLLKNDETYLFVDVGGGSTEFTLFSDGKMINSRSFKAGTVRLLNNMVHDSVWDEIEKWIKTNTADYEEVTLIGSGGNINKLFKMSGKQQEKPLSYIYINSQYAFLNSLTYEQRIAELGLNSDRADVIIHATRIYLNAMKWSGARQIFVPKIGLSDGIVKAMYYGKI is encoded by the coding sequence ATGATTAATATAAGGAAATATGCAGCAATAGATATTGGTTCAAATGCCATGAGGTTACTAATATCGAATGTTGTAGAGCAAGATGGCAAAGAACCACAATTTAATAAAAGTTCGCTTGTTCGTGTGCCAATTCGTTTGGGACAAGATGCCTTTACCGTAGGAGAAATTTCAGAAGAAAATATAGAACGAATGGTTGATGCAATGAAAGCATTCAATCTTTTGATGAAAGTACATAAAGTTGAGCGTTATATGGCATTTGCAACATCAGCAATGCGTGAAGCTTATAATGCCAAAGAAGTTGTCGCTTTAATTAAGAAAAAAGCCGACATTAAAATTGAAATTATTGATGGTAAAAAAGAAGCGGCAATTATCGCTTCAACAGATTTACATCATTTACTAAAAAATGACGAAACCTATCTATTTGTAGATGTTGGCGGCGGAAGTACAGAATTTACATTGTTTTCTGATGGAAAAATGATTAATTCAAGATCTTTCAAAGCCGGAACAGTTCGTTTATTAAATAATATGGTTCACGATTCAGTTTGGGATGAAATCGAAAAATGGATTAAAACCAATACAGCTGATTATGAAGAAGTAACCTTGATTGGTTCCGGCGGAAACATTAATAAATTGTTTAAAATGTCCGGAAAACAACAAGAAAAACCGCTTTCATACATTTATATCAATTCACAATATGCATTCCTGAATTCGTTAACTTACGAACAAAGAATTGCCGAATTAGGTTTAAATTCAGATCGTGCCGACGTAATTATTCACGCAACCAGAATTTATCTGAATGCGATGAAATGGAGTGGAGCACGTCAAATTTTCGTCCCTAAAATTGGTCTTTCTGACGGAATCGTAAAAGCAATGTATTACGGTAAAATTTAA